In Candidatus Brocadia sp., one genomic interval encodes:
- a CDS encoding HIT domain-containing protein, protein MKNLWAPWRIAYIQEQPKENGCFLCDSFQGNQDEKHLIVYRGKECFCILNKYPYNNGHLMIVPNKHKPDISDLTDQEMLEIMKLTRDMKELLMAIMKPEGFNLGINLGRSAGAGLVGHFHLHIVPRWNGDTNFMPIISDVKVIPQSLEDLYREFKKRL, encoded by the coding sequence ATGAAAAATCTTTGGGCACCATGGCGTATCGCGTATATTCAAGAACAACCGAAAGAAAACGGTTGTTTTCTCTGTGACTCTTTTCAGGGTAATCAGGACGAAAAACATCTCATTGTTTATCGGGGCAAAGAGTGTTTCTGTATCCTAAACAAATATCCATATAACAATGGCCATCTCATGATTGTGCCGAACAAGCACAAGCCGGATATTTCTGACCTCACCGATCAGGAAATGCTGGAAATTATGAAGCTGACACGAGACATGAAAGAGCTTCTTATGGCCATAATGAAACCCGAGGGTTTTAATCTTGGCATCAATTTAGGAAGGTCTGCCGGAGCGGGACTTGTTGGTCATTTCCACCTCCATATTGTGCCAAGATGGAATGGAGATACAAACTTTATGCCTATCATTTCAGACGTGAAGGTTATTCCACAGTCTCTGGAAGACCTTTATAGAGAATTTAAAAAACGTTTGTAA
- a CDS encoding zinc ribbon domain-containing protein, whose translation MPIYDFQCNQCNTKFDEYFRSASERKKLFCPSCQSDNVQKIFSVFGMSVGGSSDSSSGSCGSCTASTCAGCG comes from the coding sequence ATGCCAATTTATGACTTCCAGTGTAATCAGTGCAATACAAAATTTGACGAGTATTTCAGGAGTGCATCGGAGCGGAAAAAGCTGTTTTGTCCGTCCTGCCAGAGCGATAATGTTCAAAAGATATTTTCGGTATTTGGGATGTCTGTGGGAGGTAGTAGCGACAGTAGTTCTGGTAGTTGTGGGAGTTGCACCGCCTCTACCTGTGCAGGATGCGGATAG
- a CDS encoding multidrug ABC transporter permease: MFLPIIAEVQFQKEAIIVKFEERVVRPTDWDSSFSLLDFFGQSLAIAEVEFKKLIRDPAELFSRAVQPILWLVIFGQVFSRVRGIPTGNISYLAFLCPGILAQSVLFSAIFYGIAVIWERDLGIIHKLLVSPAHRSSLVLGKALAAGFRGVVQAMIIYILAFLIRIEVRITPKAVFGVLVAVILGSAVFSTFSLIIACIVKTRERFMGIGQVLTMPLFFASNAIYPLALMPAWLQAFARVNPLTYLVDTLRGLMIEGGQSVYGFSFDFGVMVIIFIIMTSIAARLYPTLIR, translated from the coding sequence ATGTTTTTGCCTATTATAGCGGAGGTTCAATTTCAGAAGGAGGCGATTATCGTGAAGTTCGAAGAACGCGTAGTACGGCCAACCGATTGGGATAGTTCGTTTTCTCTCCTCGATTTTTTCGGTCAGAGCCTGGCCATTGCCGAAGTGGAATTTAAAAAGCTTATCCGCGACCCGGCAGAATTATTCTCCAGGGCAGTTCAACCGATTCTTTGGCTGGTTATCTTTGGGCAGGTCTTCAGCCGGGTAAGAGGAATTCCAACGGGTAATATCAGTTATCTTGCCTTCCTGTGTCCCGGCATTCTTGCCCAAAGCGTTCTTTTCAGTGCCATTTTTTATGGAATAGCCGTGATTTGGGAACGCGACCTGGGGATCATCCATAAACTTTTGGTCAGTCCAGCACACCGGAGCTCTCTGGTCCTGGGTAAGGCGCTCGCCGCCGGATTCCGCGGAGTGGTGCAAGCGATGATTATTTACATCCTTGCTTTCCTGATACGCATTGAAGTTCGCATCACGCCCAAAGCGGTTTTCGGCGTACTCGTTGCCGTCATACTCGGCTCCGCCGTTTTTTCAACATTCTCGCTGATTATCGCTTGCATCGTCAAGACAAGAGAACGTTTCATGGGGATCGGACAGGTACTGACCATGCCGCTATTCTTTGCAAGTAACGCCATCTACCCTTTGGCGCTGATGCCGGCGTGGCTGCAAGCGTTTGCAAGGGTAAACCCGCTCACTTACCTCGTTGACACCCTCCGCGGGCTGATGATAGAGGGCGGCCAGAGTGTTTATGGCTTTAGCTTTGACTTTGGTGTTATGGTAATTATCTTCATAATTATGACTTCAATTGCGGCGCGGCTTTACCCAACGCTAATCCGTTGA
- a CDS encoding PEGA domain-containing protein: MRKLTVLMVLSLFVCGVTKITIAGDIYGYVYDTYGKGLPKVKISSKDDYKVYCEETSGSGNYYVSLDVGTYTIKYEKEGYQTQTNSVSLLKNEKKYIEMIVMVAKPNPD, from the coding sequence ATGAGGAAATTGACTGTGTTAATGGTTTTAAGTTTGTTTGTGTGCGGTGTAACAAAAATAACGATTGCGGGTGATATTTATGGGTATGTGTACGATACTTATGGTAAAGGTTTGCCTAAGGTTAAGATATCCAGTAAAGACGATTATAAAGTTTATTGCGAAGAAACATCAGGTAGTGGCAATTATTATGTTTCTTTAGATGTAGGAACTTATACGATCAAATATGAAAAAGAAGGTTATCAAACTCAAACTAATAGTGTAAGTTTACTAAAGAATGAAAAAAAATATATCGAGATGATTGTAATGGTTGCAAAACCCAATCCCGACTAA
- a CDS encoding LysM peptidoglycan-binding domain-containing protein: MKKHYFLNFVVVCAAFLLPFIGGCASQPKKSKIPAPLESEMRSIEDQKPLVSYQPPISGEKTAYVVKKGDTLWRISKNYGVSVDTILRTNHIANTKDLKVGQKLIIPVAGKSYTSFASQASYAPATSNVAGSVSSRGFIWPVKGQIVSQFGETRNGVKNSGICILLQPGQDVVAAKKGIVEAVTEADDGMRAIVIKHDGGVRTMYGCCCNPVVREGSYVEQGQPIANTNPVGAGRSQEINFKIYVKDKPVNPMTYLP; encoded by the coding sequence ATGAAAAAACATTATTTTCTAAACTTTGTTGTTGTGTGTGCAGCGTTTTTATTGCCTTTCATCGGAGGCTGTGCCTCACAGCCCAAAAAGTCAAAGATACCGGCACCTCTGGAGAGCGAAATGAGATCCATCGAAGATCAAAAGCCCTTGGTTTCTTATCAACCTCCTATTTCAGGCGAAAAGACGGCCTATGTAGTTAAAAAAGGGGATACTTTGTGGCGTATTTCAAAAAACTACGGAGTATCTGTCGATACAATTCTCCGGACCAATCATATCGCCAATACAAAAGATTTGAAAGTGGGACAGAAGCTTATCATCCCCGTTGCTGGAAAATCTTATACATCGTTTGCATCGCAAGCAAGTTATGCACCAGCAACAAGCAATGTTGCTGGTAGTGTATCGTCCCGCGGTTTTATTTGGCCTGTAAAAGGACAAATCGTGTCGCAATTCGGCGAAACGAGGAATGGAGTTAAAAATTCTGGTATCTGTATATTGCTACAACCTGGCCAAGATGTTGTGGCCGCTAAAAAGGGTATTGTTGAGGCCGTTACCGAAGCGGATGATGGCATGCGTGCCATCGTGATTAAACACGATGGAGGAGTCCGTACCATGTACGGATGCTGTTGTAATCCGGTTGTGAGGGAAGGCAGTTATGTGGAGCAGGGGCAACCTATAGCGAATACTAATCCGGTGGGTGCTGGTAGATCACAGGAGATCAATTTTAAGATTTATGTAAAAGATAAGCCTGTTAATCCCATGACTTACTTGCCATAA
- the ispD gene encoding 2-C-methyl-D-erythritol 4-phosphate cytidylyltransferase — translation MKVSVVLAGAGLGLRMGGSVKKPFLQIHGKPIFLHTIERFSQSDMISEIILVVGEAEMESLHEQWQDVLDTCKVKKIVVGGKRRQDSVYNGLCQTEADVEIVLIHDIVRPLVRRDLIEAVINKVRESHAAILAAPMKATVKEIGDDLCIQRTVPRNNLWMAQTPQGFKRELILKVFNQFKNVKREFTDDAEMVEKAGYPVYIVPGTDENIKITTPEDMRIAEALLK, via the coding sequence ATGAAAGTATCAGTTGTTTTAGCTGGAGCGGGTCTTGGGTTACGTATGGGTGGATCTGTAAAAAAACCCTTCCTGCAGATTCATGGCAAACCCATATTTCTCCACACCATTGAACGTTTTTCTCAAAGTGACATGATCAGCGAAATCATCCTTGTTGTTGGTGAGGCTGAGATGGAATCTCTTCATGAACAATGGCAGGATGTTCTGGATACCTGTAAGGTAAAAAAAATTGTTGTTGGGGGCAAAAGACGCCAGGATAGTGTTTATAATGGGCTTTGCCAGACAGAAGCTGATGTCGAAATCGTATTGATTCATGATATTGTCAGACCACTCGTGAGAAGAGATCTTATCGAAGCGGTTATAAACAAGGTAAGAGAATCCCACGCAGCTATCCTTGCTGCACCCATGAAGGCCACGGTGAAAGAGATAGGGGATGATTTGTGTATCCAGCGGACCGTTCCAAGGAACAATCTCTGGATGGCCCAGACACCACAAGGATTCAAAAGAGAACTCATCCTAAAAGTCTTCAATCAATTTAAAAACGTGAAAAGAGAATTTACAGACGATGCGGAAATGGTGGAAAAGGCAGGCTATCCAGTGTATATTGTACCCGGTACAGACGAAAACATTAAAATTACCACGCCTGAGGATATGCGTATTGCCGAGGCATTACTTAAATAA